The DNA window TATTATCAAATAATGTATTTTGCTCAGGCTAATTTTAAGGTATGTTGTTCGCGTGTGGCTGACCAAATGGTTGGCGGCCCATCCGCGATAAGGAGCAGACACACACTCTTCATGTTTAATACCTCCGGACCTCCGGCAATGCCCTGCCGGAGGTCTTTCGCCTACATCACACGGCGCGTGTCATTCGAAGTTGGAGAAAATCGCGATCTGCGAAAGCTGGTGAGTTCGCCCTCAAGAAAGTGCCGCTCTAAGTTTTCCGCGCGGCAACCCAATTGAAATAACTGCTACGGTGGTAAAAGGGTCGAGCATGACGAAGCAATGGAAGGTTTCCGAAGGCTATGGGGTTCTCGCCGCCGATCGAAAGGCGCCCTCTTTGCGAGAAACATCCTGGAATAAGGATGTAGGCCGGCAGTTTCTTTGGGACATCATTTCTACCAACATCCATGTCGACGAAATCCAAAGCTTCTGGGCCAAAAGCCTGAATCTTAGTAGTCCTCAATGGATGATCCTGATGGCGCTGAGCGATCTCGATCGCGGTCAAGGGGTCCCCGTGAAGGACGTATCGACCAAACTTCATGTCGATCGATCCTTCATCACCGTTCAGTCGAAGCTTCTCGAAAATGAAGGTCTCGTTCGACGTATTCCTTCCAGGGATGACGCCAGGGTGGTCCTGTTGTCCCTGTCCGCTAAAGCTCGCAAACAAATTTCGGATCTTTCCGCAAAGCAGGAATTACTAGCCAAATTCATCTTTGCAGACCTCGATGCTCCGGCGCTTAGGGATTTTCTAGACCGGCTCGCGTCGCTTAAGACGAAACTCGAGAAAGCCGCCATCAAGCTGGTCGCTGATATCTAAGCTCCGAGCGATTCCTCCCGTATGACGGCGACTTCCGGTCGCGAGTTGCGATTGTGCGAGGGACGGATCGAGATATACCAAGCTACGACTCCGAAAAACAGCACGACTGCCAACGCAGACATGCGACGTTGGCGAGAGAACCAGGGCGCCCGGATTGCGAGCGCCGCGAAGGCGGCCGCCAACCCAATGCGCACGCCGGCCCACGGCAAATTCGAATAGTAGATCACCAGGGTGGCCCAGGCGAGAGGCACGGTCAGGCACAAAAAGCCGGCGACCGCGATCAGCCAGCCGAAGGGTCTGGAGAGAAATCTGCGGAACGAACTTATTGTTTCTCCGGCTATTTGAACCAGCGAACGCAGGCTGGCGTCGCCGGCCGCAAGGGCACCAAGGCGTGTGCTATGTTACGACGGACAGAACGGCCGGAAAGGTAAACCGACCAGACTTCTCTTGTTAAGAGCGCTCGGGTAGATCTGGGTTCGGTCATGTCCGTCTAGGATAACTTTGAGTCCCTGGCCTCGATCGATATGGCGGATCCGCGAAGATCTCGTGCGGTCCGTTCGTTTCGAAGGCGCGATCCTTGGAAGGGCAAACTATTAAATGACCATCGGAAGCATCGTCCGAACCCGTCCCGTCCCGGCTCTGTACGGATTGATGATTGCCTCGCTCGTGGCATTGCTGCCGCTTCCGCCGCTTTTGCAGGATCAGGCCTACCATCAGTTCGCCGACCAGCGCGAATTGTTCGGTATCCCGAACTTCTGGAATGTTGTTTCAAATCTTCCATTCGTCGCCGTAGGTGCAGTCGGTTTGCTGCGATTTCATCGCGACACGACGACTACGGTGCTTTTTGCCGGAATATTTTTGACTGGCTTTGGCTCGTCCTACTATCATCTAAATCCGAACGACAGCACCCTGTTTTGGGATCGGCTACCCATGACCATTTGTTTCGCCGCCATCCTTTCCGCCGTCGTCGAGGAGCGCGTCGATGCGAAAGCGGGCGCGATGATGTTGCGGCCGCTGCTGGCCATCGGCATTTTCAGCCTTTTGCTATGGCGTTGGACCGACGATTTGCGGCTTTATGCTTGGGCGCAGTTCTTTCCTTTTCTCGCCTTGGTCGTGATCCTGCGGCTGTTTCCACCGAAATATACCGGCACGCGCTATTGGGTGATCGCCGCGGCGTTGTATGCGCTCGCCAAATTGCTGGAATTCCTTGACGAGAAAATCTACTCGCTCGGCTCAATTGTGAGCGGGCATACGCTCAAGCACCTCGCCGCGGCGGCCGCCAGCCTTGCAATCCTGAGACTTTTACAGACCCGCCGACCGATCGCACCATAGTTTCTCGGCCGGTGTGGTCCATCTGATGTTAGTTTGGTCCACTCAACCATCCCCTTGGCGTTTCTTCGGTGCGAGGGCGATATCCTGGATCATAGAATTGGAATCCGACTGCGGATCGATTTTCGCCATGCGCTTTGCCGATCGCGCGCTCATAGGCGCCGATCTCGCCAAAGTTGCGGCCGCCGAAGGCCAGCATGGTCTAGGTAATCTCGGCGACCGTCCGTTCCTTCGTGTCCGACTCGGGTCATTCGCGTCGATATGACGACTCTCGGACCATTCCGGTCTGCGCCGACCAATGGACATTCTTCAGCGTCGGTCGGCAGTTCGGTTTCGTACATTACCGGACATACAGGTCCATGCTGCTGACGCAGATGGCGGGATTTTGCTCAACCAAAAGCGGTTACGTGTCGATCTCGTTCATGAAGATGAATGGAACTCGATGAGATGTTTCGCATTTTATAGCAAAGGTAACCCTTGCGCGCCGGTTTCGCCGAGTGCACGCTTGGCAAGCGATTTCACAAGAACTTACGGAGGATGCGACCATGCGACGGGTCAAGCAAGCTTCGAAGCAGAAACGCACAACTAAAGCCGCCGCCGTGAAGGTGCTGGGTGCCGCCGGACTGAGTTTTTCGCTGGTGAGTAGTGCATCCGCATCCACGATGCCCACTGCCGGTATCCCGCAATCTGGCAATACCTCGCCCAATCAGCGCTTCGTTCTTAGCGAAGAGGAAATGGCCGACGTCAGTCTCGCCACGTTCCATCTCTTCGATAGGGAAAACGTTGGCAGCGGCGTGCAGCTTGCGCGCGGATGCGGTGGTTGCGGTTGTCGAGGTGGCGGCGGGTGCGGCGGCTGCCGGGGTGGTGGCGGGTGCGGCGGCTTCCGTGGTTGCGGCGGTGGCGGGTTTGTTGGCTGCCGAGGTTGCGGCGGCTGCCGTGGTTGCGGCGGCTGCGGGGTTGGTGGCTTCTGGTTCGGTGCCTGCGCGGGCTGCGTGGCTTGCGCGGGTTGCTGCGGATCCTGGGGAGCGTGCCGCTTGTGCTAAGTCCCACGAAAAGCGCCGTTGTGACGGCCGGCGGATCGCTTCCGGTCTACCCCAACAATCAGACAAACTCGGTGTCGGCCCCCACTTCGCAAAAGTGTACAAAGGCAGCCTTCTGACGGCCAGTACTTATCGCTTGCGCTGATGTTCGCGGGCAACGCGAGCACCTGCGTCGCCTCTGCCTTAGCTATTTCGTACGAGTAAGTCCCGCCGCAACGATCACAGCTTTGGGTCAGACTCGGACCTCAGATCGTTGTCGGAGCCGGGTCTGTTGATCCCTCCGGAAACGGACAGCGCACGGTGGAAACGACACGATTGCCCCTCTCGGACGTCAGCGACCTCCAAAGTTCCTTCTCTCCGGCCGCGACGTCTTCAAAGTGACCAGATTAGGTTGCGACAATTGCTCGCATTCTGATCGTTGGGGTAGGCTTACCTTGTTTGCCGAGCGCCAAAGGGAGTGAAATCAGATGCTCATGTCTCGAGCTCTTTGGGTACCGGTTGCAGCCACAACGGTTCTTGTTGGTGTGCTGCTTTCCGCGCCAGCCTTCGCGCAGGCGCATATCCGCGGCACGCTGACCGCGGCGAAGGACGGAACGATCAGCGTCCAGACCGATAAGGGCGGAACGGAATCGATCAAGCTTGCCAACGACGCAGGCCTTTTCCTGGTGACCACGGCCGACATGAGCGCCATCCAAGCCGGCAAGTTCGTCGGCATTACCTCTATCGAGCAGGACGGCAAGCGCGTCGCACGCGAAGTTCATGTGTTTGATGAATCGCTGCGCGGTCTGGCCGAGGGGCATTATCCCTGGGATCTTGAATCCAAGCCGAACATGATGACCAACGCCAATATCGCCAAGATCGAAGAGGTTGGAACGGACCATGTTGTCAGGCTGAATTACTCCCGCGGTGAACAGACAATCACAATCCCGACGAGCGCGACGGTCGTCGCCTTTGACAAGGCGCCGGCCGATCAACTGGCCGTTGGACGCAAGGTCTTCGTCGTTATGAAGAAGGACGGCCCGGAAGCCGCCGCGGTCGTGATCGGCGCTGAGGGCGTGAAGCCGCCGATGTGACGACGCGATAGATCTCAGCGAGGCGATCGGCCACACGGCCGATCCGCGTGGTCGCAAAGTGATAGGGTTTGGCCATGGACGGGGCGTGACACTGAGGCGATGGAGCTAATGCGCCGCGGCGCGCCAATTCGAATACGGGGAAATCTGCATGGCCACGATGCGCGATCACAAGTCGAACAGACCTGAACAACGCGCCGCCTCGAACACGCCCTCCGGCTTATTGGCCGAAGTGCGGCGAAGGTGACGTAAGTACTTAGCTCCGCACGCCGACATGGACATGCACTTCGATGCGTTCTGGAGCGGAGCTCATCTACCGCGCGGAACGGACAATAGGTTTTACGGCGGCAGATATCATTTCCGCTCGGCTGCGTTTCACACTTGTGCCACAGGCCTACAGGCTGCCTATCAATCCGCGGAGGGTCCGCTGGTTTGTGCGGATGACGCAGAAGCCATTTCAGTAAGTGGAGCGCGCACTCGCTTGGCCCCGTGAAAGACCACCCCCCCCCCGACCGGAGCCAATATCCGGCCGAACCACGATGATCGGCCCACAGTGTGGCCGCCGATTATCCGAGCCCTCGCTCCGCTGTTATTTCGTAACCATCCGGCTCGTGGCGGGAGGAGGTGCCGCTGCGGGTGAGACGACAAATGTCAGCCATGTGTTCCAGCCAGAGGGCCGATCCGAGGCGGCAAATTCCGCGTAGCCCTTGAGATTGATGTAACCTTGAAGGGTCTGGCTAAGGGGGAAGACGTAGCCAAATTGCGGCCCGATGCCGAACACCCGCGATTGGAAGCAACCGACGCGGTCGCCCGAGCCGCTGTCGCAGCCGATTTCTTGGTACGCGTAGCCTACCAGACCAACCTGAACCTGCTTGGTCAGGAATTGCGACGCGCCCCAATCGAAGTGCAGGTCGACGCCACTCTGATACTGTGTTGAGGGATTGATGAAATTATAGGTAAACCCCAGAACACCTGAGAACTCGTGGCCGGTCTCCGGATTGAAATAAGTGTAGCCACCGCCTGCGTCGATAGCACCGTGCCCGATACCTAAATTCGACAAGCGGTCGGATTGGTAGGCTCCAACAGGTATGTCGCCGGTGATGTAGGCCATGTAGTTGTTAACGCCAGCATTCCAACGCAACGCGAATTGCGGGACCAGATCGCCAAAACCCCACGTCGTATCGCTGAAGCTGTCATTTCGCATGAACGGGATGCTACCGCCGCCCGGTCCTGTTAGACTTCCCGCCAATTGGCCTGCCAGACTGGTGCTGACGACACCGTAGGCACTCACAAGGGAAACCGATGCCTGGCCTCCAAGCACCGGCGTTGCGAACACATAGGTCGGAATGACAAATCCAAGATCTCCGGTAGCATTTACGCTCGCGTTCAGACGAGCCGACAAATTGGCCGGAACCTGTCCAATTTGAATTTCTCGAGCCAAGGCAACGTCGCCACCTGCCGACACCGAGGTATGATAATAGACGTTAGCCAACGACCAACCCGGTTGCTGGGGAGCGGCTGCGAGACTTCCAAAGAAACCGGGGACCCAGAAACTGACGCCGCTTTCATCGGCCAACGCACACTGGGAAAAAAACGTGATCACGGACGCCAAGACGATTACAGCAACGCCAAGCCTGCGTCGATTTGCTGAGATCGACCGCCCGCTTTTCGCTGCGGCTCGCGCAATTCTCGCTGTCATGTTGTGCCCCGTAAGTGTGTCACCTCCCGAATATAACTCAACGACATGATAACCTTGGAGCAGGCGGGGCTCACCATCTAAATTCCGCAAGGGTTCAATTGCCACAAGAAAGATGAATGCTGCGACCAAACAGCAACAGACGCTACAGCAGGGACATGGGGGTCTGGTCTCATCGAGCTACCATGTCACGATGGCATGTTAGTGATCGAGCATAACTAAGAGCAAAGGTGCCAGACCATGCAACTCAAGCGCGCGATCGCCGCCATCGTTCTCGTGTCTGCCTTTGCCGCACCTGTGGCCGCAGGCACGTTCGAGGATGCAGTTGATGCGAATCCAGAGGCGACTACACAAAGGCCCTGCGTCTTATTCGTCCGCTGACCAATGACGGTGACGCCACAGCCCAGTTCAATCTTGCGTTAATGTATATAACTGGTCAGGTCGTGCAGCAGGACAGTGCTGCTGCCGCATTATGGTTTCGGAAAGCTGCGGAGCAAGGCTACGATCTCGGGACCCTGTATCTCCACGGCCGAGGCCTGACGCAGGACGATACCGAGGCAGTACTGTGGTTTCGGAAGGCTGCAGACCAAGGCGACGCCGTCGCCGAGTTTCTACTCGGGAACCAATACGCAAACGGCAAAGGCGTACCGCAGGACTATGTTCGTGCCCACATGTGGTTCAGTCTAGCGGCGGCACAGGGTGAGCAAAGAGCGGTGAAGACTTTAGAAATGGCCGAACCGAGGATGACGCCTGCTCAGATAGCCGAAGCGCAGAAGCTCGCACGCGACTGGAAACCAGCTACGCAGTCAACTCGTCATTAAAGGAGCGTGCTCTGCGGCCTGCCCCCCAACTTGCAACCGTACAACGCCGCGCGGTCAGCTCCTCCTGGAAACACTATAGCACCGTCGGCCACGTCCGCAGCTGACAAAGGTTTTACTGGTGATGGTGCGGTTGTCTCTTATCTAAACAACAATGGAGACAACCATGAAACTTACGGCAATGGCACTAGCCTCTGCGTTCGCGCTCTCCAGCACCTGTGCATTTGCCCACACGGTTCGTCACAAGTCGAACGTCAGGACCCATCCCATGCATAGCGATGCTACGCCGTCAGTCGTCTTGCATCCGAGATATGGCAATCCGAACGGCAATTTCAGTGGGTACGGGAGCCGCGATGTGTGGGGCCACTGGGGTGCCTACTATGGACCCATGATTCCCACAGGCGCCGGCGGTAGGTGAAAGCAGGTCCCAACCGTCTTCAGGCTGATGAGTCGGGGCCCGGATGGCGCAGCGACACGGCAGCATCATTCGTTTGCGAGAGATTGCGAACTGTTCTTCCGCGCCATCATTCCAATGCGCCGACACCGGTAAACAGGAGTCCGGCCAGAACGGATACGGCTTTCGTTCGCCAGGGTACCACCCGTGGGGCGCGAGCCGAGGAAGGACGGTACGCAAGACAGAGCCCAAATAGCATCCGCCTGGCGATCGAATCGTTTTGAAGCTCTGCCGAGTGCGGCACCGAGTTCGATGCCAACCGTCCTGGAAATCCGCATTACGCTTCGAGGCGGATCGGCAGTTCACTTTTGGGCCGGTGCCTGGGCGTTGGCGTTGTTGGGATCGGGTTTGTTGGCTTCGTGATGGCCGATCACGCAGCCCGCTGCAGCACCGAGCTTTCCGTGACCAGCCATGTGGCCGGCGATGCCGCCGACGACAGCTCCTTTGATGCATCCCTTGGCATCGGCGCCGGAGACCGACGCAACTGAGATGGCGGCTAGGCAAGCCGTCGAAAAAATCCACTTCATGGGGTGTCCTCCGATGCGCTATTCCAAAGGACAATGCGGCCCGGCGCAGACGGTTCCGGATGCCGGCTCCAAGCAGCGCTTTTAGATCGCGATATGGTCGAAGTCGGCGGCAACCCGGCTGTTCGGGAAGATCTATCGTCGAGCCCCTTTTTGAAGGGACCCCGTGAGGTGCGAGGGCCTTGCCCGATACATTAGATTCTTAGGGATGTTTGGCAATTTTTGACGCCCAAAGTTGCCTCCGCCGTGCCAGACTATATCCAGTACGCGAACTGCCAAGCGACCATTTGGTGAGCACCGGGCATAAGCCGCCCCGAGAATTCATGGGACCGCCATGCATATTGAAACTGACTTAAAACTGGATTTCCGTGACGTACTGATCAGGCCGAAGAGATCAGTTCTGACCTCAAGGTCCGAAGCACAAATCACAAGAACATTCCGTTTCCGACACGCAACGACGGGCTGGACGGGGCTTCCACTGATCGCATCCAATATGGACACGATTGGCACCTTCCAAATGGCGGCAAGCTTGTCCCAGTCTCAAGCGCTCGTCGCTCTTCACAAATATTATTCGGCGTCAGATCTGATTGAGTTTTTTGGATCAGAAGCCTCCCGATATGCCTTTTTTACGATCGGCACATCTTCGGATGACTGGCAGAAGTTGGTGCAGGTCAAACGCCAAGTTGCGGTACCAATGATAAACATCGACGTAGCCAACGGATATACTCAACAGTTCCTCGACGCCGTGGTCAAATTGCGCGACGAGAATCCCCAGGCCATCATCATGGCAGGTACTGTCGTCACCGCCGAAATGACTGAGGCGTTGATCATCGCCGGAGCGGACATCATCAGGGTCGGCATCGGCTCGGGATCCGTGTGTACCACACGTGACCTCACCGGCGTCGGTTTCCCGCAGCTTTCAGCCGTGATCGAATGTGCGGACGCCGCCCACGGGCTGAAAGGCCATGTGTGCTCGGACGGCGGCTGCGTTGTTCCTGGCGACATCGTGAAAGCAATTGGCGGCGGCGCCGACTTCGTGATGCTTGGCAGTATGCTCGCGGGGCACGCCGAATGCGCAGGCGAGATCGTCCACGAAAGCGTCGACGGCAGACAGGTTCAAAAAATGGTTTTCTATGGGATGTCATCGGAAACAGCGATGAACAAGCATCATGGCGGCGTCGCCGAGTATCGGGCGGCCGAAGGGAAGACCGTGACCGTCCCCTATAAAGGAGAGGTCAAGGATACGATCAACGCGATCTCCGGCGGTCTAAGGTCTGCCATGACCTACATAGGGGCGGAACATTTGAAGGAAGTTACGAAAAGGACCACGTTCATAATGGTCAATGCTCAACGCAATACAGTCTACGGCTGATAGTCACATGGACCTTCGATTTCTAACAAAAAACGAGCATAAACTCGCGGGGCCGTTGGGCCTTTTCCCTTGGCATCGCCAGCTCGGTTCTCACGTTCCTTACAAGAGCCTGGTTGAGCTTCGCGCCATCTACATGCCGGATGTCGCTCGGTCGGTATCAGGACATCCACCGAACTGATCCCGGAGGTAGGGTCAACCCTCGGCTTTGACATCACCTAATCCGCTTTCGACACTTCATCGACGGTTCGCTTGCGCTCGCCTCTCAGAGACTTGTCAGCATGCCATCGAAAAATCTCTTCACGGCTCCGTGAGAGCCACGCAAGCGAGGGTAAATACCGACTTGCCGGCGCTCATGGCGCGGTTAACCTGAACAGCCACCTGTGCAGGAGGTTTATCATGGCCGCGAACACTGCTGACGGCGTGCTGCTTTTAGCAAAGAAGCTCGGGGGCGTCGTGCTGATCCTTTTCGGCATCATCGGCATCGCCGTCGGTCTCGAATATCGTACCACGGGATTCTCAGCCGGAATAACGGGAGCGGGGATTGTGGCGCTCATCTGGGGCATGGCGCTGCTGGCGCTGAAGATCATCCGCCGCAACACAAGCTAGTCGACCATCTTTCGGCAGCCGGTATGGCGCCACAGCGATCTTGCACATGATCTCCGAGAACCCGCACCGCGCCCAAACTGACGGTCAAGGAGCGCAGCGATCCGATGGCGCGGTGGGTTGATCTCGTCGAAAGAGAGGCAAATGATGGATCGACGCCAGGTAGACGCGTTCGCGTTCATGATCGCAGTGACGTGTTTTACAGCGCCCATGGCCGCTGCAATGCTCGGATATATCGCTCATTACAATTTTGGGCTGTCGCGGCTGGAAATTCGCATCCCAGCGGTAGTCGGCGCAGTCATCATCGCAATTGTCATCGCTACGCTGGTGGCAATTGACTTTTTCTGTAGAAGGCTGCGCAAGCCATGACCCATCCCAAGCATACAGGGCTGGAAAACCGCCCTAACGGGTGTACGCTCGACTCGCTACGAGGGGAGTTGCCATATGACAGCCTTCTTTTGGTATACAGGCGTTGCTGCATGGGCTCTGATCGTGCTCGCCGGCCTATCGTTGCTCGCTGCCGACGCTCATGATCGATCTGTCCAGAGACGGACGCGCAACGGCTAAGCCCACGCGAGGGCGGCCCGTCTTGTTGTTCCGGCTCGCTACCGATCGCGACGACTTAGTGAGCCGATGAGATCTGACACGAACTAAATACCGCTCCGGGTGTAAGCCCTGAGCGCCCTTCACTCTGCGAAACGCTGGATCACCAGCAGTGGTCGACACAAATCCAACGCGGGTCCCATGGCGCGCGATCGATAAGCCGCTTTCGGGTGATGACCACCCTCACTCAGCGAGGATGGGTGCGCCGTTTTTGGGCTGGTACGGCGTTGATCGGCGCACAATCGCGTTCTTGTTCTTATTGGGCTTTAGTGATCGAATTTACTATTCTGAGAGAATGCAGGGGGCGATTGCCATGTTCGCAAAGCTTATCCGCACCGTCGTAGCTGTTACAACTACCTGTCTGATCACATGGGGCGGAAACGCGCGTGCGGAAATACTTGTCACGACTGCCGCCATATCGCGCGGCGAGTTAACGATCGTAGGAAGAGTTAGGCGACCGCGCGAGCCGAGCGTGCATATTAAAATCAGCTCAAACAAAACAGTGCAAGTCGAGAGCAGTTCGACTGGAGGGTTTCGTTGGATTGGACCTGAATTCCCCTCCACTTGCATAGTCGAAATTAGCTCGGGGGAGGACAAGAGAGAAGTCGTGATACAAAATTGCGGGCTTCCCGGACCAGCGGGACCGCCCGGACCGGCAGGTTCTCCCGGGCCCGCAGGACCCGCGGGCACGATGGGCCCGGCCGGACCCAAGGGAGAGCCTGGCGAAGCCGCTAAGCAATAAATCAAATCAGGACACAAACGCCGAGGCCGCCAGATTAGGGCGGCCTCGTTGCACCACTCGCCGCCGCAAAACAGTGCTGAAAATCACCTACAGCGCACGCGGCCCCAGCGATCTCGCCAACACGTGCGGCAATGCCGGCGCCCCCAGCGGTCTCGCCAACACCGACGCCACGAAACATCCGTCACATCGCTAACATTGGCAGTGATACCCGCCGCCTGCGGGAAGATCCGTTGTCGCCGGAGGTAGAGAAGCTGCCAGAATGCGTGGCCGCTGCGGAGCGTGTTCAATCCCGATCGCAAGGACCACCAGTCGGCCGGCGCAAGCTGAAGCGGGATCGATCTCAGCAGTTGCTGGTCGCGCAAACCTTAGCCTTCTGCAGATTATGGCTCAGCACTACAGCGGCGCCGACCAGCACGGCAAAGGAGATAGCGGCGATAAGCAGTATCCTCTTCATGCTGGTGACAATATCACAATAATGCTGCGGTGCATGGGTCGGCGCCGCCGAGGAGACTGTGGTATAAGCAAGCAGACGTGGCTGCGACCCGCTGCTTCCTATCGTATTCCGTTTCAGACATTCCCGCTTCTGTGGCGAAGGTCCGGTCCAATGGCGGCGCCGGAACTACTTCGAAGCAAAGCAGACCGTGCTTGCAGACCTGTTGAGTTCGAAACCTGATTCTGGGTCAAACGCTCATGTCGACAGCCATTTCCATCCTGGGCGGTGTGGGCCTGTTTCTGCTTGGCATGACGGTCATGACCGACGGGCTCAAGGCGATGGCCGGCTCCGCGTTGCGGACAGTGCTGGGCAAGGCTGCGGCTACCCCACTCCGCGGTGCCTTCTGGGGCGCCATCGCCACGCTGATCGTCCAATCTTCGAGTGCGACGACGATGACAACCATCGGCCTCGTAAGTGCGGGCCTGCTTACCTTTCCTCAGGGACTGGGCCTGGTGTTTGGCGCGAATATCGGAACGACAGGCACCGGCTGGTTAGTCGCCCTGATTGGCGTTCGCGTTTCACTGACCGCGGCCGCGCTGCCGATGATCTTTGTCGGCGCGTTGGTTAAGCTGCTAGGCAGCGGGCGAGTTGCTGGCGCCGGTGCGGCGCTGGCCGGCTTTGCTCTGGTGCTGTTTGGGCTAACGACGTTGCAACAAGGCATGGGCGGGCTGGCCGAACGGTTGAACCCGGCAGACCTTCCAACCGTCCTCGCTGCCCCGGGCGCCGCCTGGTGGTCCGGTATGCTTGGTGTTCTGGCGTTGGTGCTGGTCGGGCTGGTGATGACTGCGGTGATGCAATCCTCCACGGCCTCGATTGCCCTGACACTGTCTGCTCACTATGCGGGAGCGGTAGGACTCGATCAGGCATGCGCGCTCATTATCGGTCAGAACATCGGAACAGCGACAAGTTCAGCAATGGCCGCGATCGGTGCGAGTGCCACCGCCAAGAGATTAGCGGTCGCATATATCCTGTTCAAATTGATCGCTGCGATGATCGCCTTGGTATTATTCCCAATCGTTACGCCTCTTCTCGTCCGGGCGTCAAACACGATCGACGGAGTGACGTTGCTGGCCGGGTATCACACCGCATACAATGTTATCGGGGTCGCGGTCCTGCTGCCGATCATCAACAGTTTCACGCGTTTTGTTGAGCGCCTGCTTCCAGATCGAAACTTGGCGCTGACACGTTGCCTCGATCCGTCGGCACTCACTATTCCGATCGCAACCGAGGAGGCGGTGCGGCGAACGGCTGCGCGCGCGCTGGGTGTCGTGTGCCAATCGCTCGGCGGTGTTCTCGCGGGAACTCTGCCGCCCGACAAGGCAGCGCCTTCGATGCAAGAGGCAGCCGGAGCGCTGAGTCAGGCACAGGAATTCATGTCCGAGGTGAGCGGGCCACCGGAATCGCCGGCTGAGCAGCGCAGGCTCACCGCCACCATGCATGCGTTGGATCATGCGGCGCGCCTGGCCGAGGTAGCGACCGAAACTGATGCCTGGACCGTACACGATGGCGCGGAAGCCGTCCGAGCCACTCAACTCTGCGCGGACGCATTAAAGTGCGCTGCCGAGATCGCGGCGCATGTTGCTGCTGCGCCTGGCTCCCGCCTCAGTGACGACGTGCAGCGAAAGGCGTCATCGTCCGAGCGGTTGGATGCGCCGATCGTTGGATCTACCCCCCCGATTCAAGAAGCCCTCCTTCGCCTGGAACAGTGTGC is part of the Bradyrhizobium canariense genome and encodes:
- a CDS encoding MarR family winged helix-turn-helix transcriptional regulator; this translates as MTKQWKVSEGYGVLAADRKAPSLRETSWNKDVGRQFLWDIISTNIHVDEIQSFWAKSLNLSSPQWMILMALSDLDRGQGVPVKDVSTKLHVDRSFITVQSKLLENEGLVRRIPSRDDARVVLLSLSAKARKQISDLSAKQELLAKFIFADLDAPALRDFLDRLASLKTKLEKAAIKLVADI
- a CDS encoding tetratricopeptide repeat protein, yielding MTNDGDATAQFNLALMYITGQVVQQDSAAAALWFRKAAEQGYDLGTLYLHGRGLTQDDTEAVLWFRKAADQGDAVAEFLLGNQYANGKGVPQDYVRAHMWFSLAAAQGEQRAVKTLEMAEPRMTPAQIAEAQKLARDWKPATQSTRH
- a CDS encoding SphA family protein; this translates as MTARIARAAAKSGRSISANRRRLGVAVIVLASVITFFSQCALADESGVSFWVPGFFGSLAAAPQQPGWSLANVYYHTSVSAGGDVALAREIQIGQVPANLSARLNASVNATGDLGFVIPTYVFATPVLGGQASVSLVSAYGVVSTSLAGQLAGSLTGPGGGSIPFMRNDSFSDTTWGFGDLVPQFALRWNAGVNNYMAYITGDIPVGAYQSDRLSNLGIGHGAIDAGGGYTYFNPETGHEFSGVLGFTYNFINPSTQYQSGVDLHFDWGASQFLTKQVQVGLVGYAYQEIGCDSGSGDRVGCFQSRVFGIGPQFGYVFPLSQTLQGYINLKGYAEFAASDRPSGWNTWLTFVVSPAAAPPPATSRMVTK
- a CDS encoding ceramidase domain-containing protein → MTIGSIVRTRPVPALYGLMIASLVALLPLPPLLQDQAYHQFADQRELFGIPNFWNVVSNLPFVAVGAVGLLRFHRDTTTTVLFAGIFLTGFGSSYYHLNPNDSTLFWDRLPMTICFAAILSAVVEERVDAKAGAMMLRPLLAIGIFSLLLWRWTDDLRLYAWAQFFPFLALVVILRLFPPKYTGTRYWVIAAALYALAKLLEFLDEKIYSLGSIVSGHTLKHLAAAAASLAILRLLQTRRPIAP
- a CDS encoding GMP reductase — its product is MHIETDLKLDFRDVLIRPKRSVLTSRSEAQITRTFRFRHATTGWTGLPLIASNMDTIGTFQMAASLSQSQALVALHKYYSASDLIEFFGSEASRYAFFTIGTSSDDWQKLVQVKRQVAVPMINIDVANGYTQQFLDAVVKLRDENPQAIIMAGTVVTAEMTEALIIAGADIIRVGIGSGSVCTTRDLTGVGFPQLSAVIECADAAHGLKGHVCSDGGCVVPGDIVKAIGGGADFVMLGSMLAGHAECAGEIVHESVDGRQVQKMVFYGMSSETAMNKHHGGVAEYRAAEGKTVTVPYKGEVKDTINAISGGLRSAMTYIGAEHLKEVTKRTTFIMVNAQRNTVYG
- a CDS encoding Na/Pi cotransporter family protein, which gives rise to MSTAISILGGVGLFLLGMTVMTDGLKAMAGSALRTVLGKAAATPLRGAFWGAIATLIVQSSSATTMTTIGLVSAGLLTFPQGLGLVFGANIGTTGTGWLVALIGVRVSLTAAALPMIFVGALVKLLGSGRVAGAGAALAGFALVLFGLTTLQQGMGGLAERLNPADLPTVLAAPGAAWWSGMLGVLALVLVGLVMTAVMQSSTASIALTLSAHYAGAVGLDQACALIIGQNIGTATSSAMAAIGASATAKRLAVAYILFKLIAAMIALVLFPIVTPLLVRASNTIDGVTLLAGYHTAYNVIGVAVLLPIINSFTRFVERLLPDRNLALTRCLDPSALTIPIATEEAVRRTAARALGVVCQSLGGVLAGTLPPDKAAPSMQEAAGALSQAQEFMSEVSGPPESPAEQRRLTATMHALDHAARLAEVATETDAWTVHDGAEAVRATQLCADALKCAAEIAAHVAAAPGSRLSDDVQRKASSSERLDAPIVGSTPPIQEALLRLEQCAKDLNSLQKDHRVATLGAIASGSMTASEAMASVDAVRRMDAIAHHTWRSAAQLVEDHPEWLPAIAPVR